One Chlamydiales bacterium DNA segment encodes these proteins:
- a CDS encoding ComEC/Rec2 family competence protein produces MELTLKKYIDFWKEHPGLIYGLGICIGFAHAYTKDYTLLFPLLLLLFPAFFVHAFLPRSIATLFLSLSALVCGLYPFSFSDIPKEGIKGTALFQIDSISRVKNSFSSSYLYKGSIKNFSTLASTKLPCTLRIKESLNRPKGHTYLIEGTLFSKSRGNYHLKIDEKASWRRVRDYFNFSEWRFLAKESVKKHISSKVKNMHVSELLSGLFTGEITSNILKHNLKALGMQHVLAISGFHFSLLAWLLSLLIKPLLSPKLATYSLILLLTLYFLFVGPSPSVQRAWISILIFLVGQLIGRESLPLNRLGLSLIIILLINPLSCLQMGFQLSFFATFGILLFYPIIEEYFSRIWKKRPLSQALKFNLINKLGLILLTFFKRTLALNISVFLVTFLLLLTLFQEFPLLSLVYNLFFPFLLSLSFIFLILSLILDVIMPFMGTYLHMLNELYTTFILRFITHVPTPLTNSIHTEAISQKSLIYYFSLLLMVGIFLNRHTKEKQQSKLFNYL; encoded by the coding sequence ATGGAATTAACTCTAAAAAAATATATAGACTTTTGGAAAGAGCACCCTGGACTCATCTATGGCCTTGGAATTTGTATAGGATTTGCTCATGCCTATACAAAAGACTATACCCTCTTATTCCCTCTTTTACTGCTGCTTTTTCCAGCATTTTTTGTACATGCATTTTTACCAAGAAGCATAGCAACCCTCTTTTTAAGCCTATCTGCTTTAGTTTGCGGTCTCTATCCTTTTTCCTTTTCTGATATCCCCAAAGAGGGCATAAAAGGAACAGCTCTTTTTCAAATTGACTCAATTTCTAGAGTAAAAAACTCTTTCTCCTCATCCTACCTCTACAAAGGCTCCATCAAAAATTTCTCCACGCTTGCATCAACAAAGCTTCCTTGCACGCTAAGAATAAAAGAGAGCCTCAATAGACCAAAGGGACATACATACCTTATAGAGGGCACACTTTTTAGCAAAAGCAGAGGTAATTATCATTTAAAAATAGATGAAAAGGCTTCTTGGAGGAGAGTAAGAGACTACTTCAACTTTTCAGAATGGCGCTTTCTTGCAAAAGAATCTGTCAAAAAACATATCTCTTCAAAAGTCAAAAATATGCATGTTTCAGAGCTTTTATCTGGATTATTTACAGGAGAAATAACATCAAATATACTTAAACATAACTTAAAAGCACTTGGTATGCAACATGTCCTTGCCATATCTGGTTTTCATTTTTCTCTACTGGCATGGCTCCTTTCTTTACTTATAAAACCTCTTTTGAGCCCAAAACTTGCAACCTATTCGCTCATCTTGTTACTTACACTCTACTTTCTTTTTGTAGGCCCCTCTCCTTCTGTACAAAGAGCCTGGATCAGCATCCTCATCTTTCTTGTAGGTCAGCTAATAGGTAGAGAAAGCTTGCCACTTAACCGCCTTGGATTATCTCTTATCATCATACTCCTTATCAACCCACTATCCTGCCTTCAAATGGGATTTCAGCTAAGTTTTTTTGCAACTTTTGGAATTCTTCTTTTCTACCCCATTATTGAAGAATATTTTTCTAGAATTTGGAAAAAAAGACCTTTGAGTCAGGCTCTAAAATTTAATCTCATCAATAAATTGGGGCTTATCCTGCTCACCTTTTTTAAAAGAACACTTGCACTCAACATTTCTGTCTTTCTTGTAACTTTTCTTCTTCTTCTCACACTTTTTCAAGAGTTTCCACTTCTTTCACTGGTCTACAATCTATTTTTCCCCTTCCTTCTAAGCCTATCTTTCATCTTTCTTATTTTATCTCTCATCTTGGATGTGATTATGCCCTTTATGGGCACTTATTTACACATGCTCAACGAACTATATACTACATTTATCTTGCGCTTCATAACACACGTCCCAACGCCACTCACAAATTCCATTCATACCGAGGCCATTTCACAAAAAAGTTTAATTTACTACTTTTCACTTCTTCTCATGGTTGGCATATTTCTCAATCGACACACAAAGGAAAAACAGCAAAGCAAATTATTTAACTATCTCTAA